A single Lolium perenne isolate Kyuss_39 chromosome 6, Kyuss_2.0, whole genome shotgun sequence DNA region contains:
- the LOC127310077 gene encoding scarecrow-like protein 23, giving the protein MEAVAADQLPKARDMLQEIAELASSFGSSPERVAAYFGDTLCARVLSSYLGAYSPLLAASPLAAAQSRRVSSAFQAYIMQGLHWPGLFHMLASRPCRPLSLRVTGLGASLDVLQATGRRLADFAASLGMPFEFHPIEGKIGKGR; this is encoded by the coding sequence ATGGAGGCGGTGGCCGCGGACCAGCTGCCGAAGGCGCGGGACATGCTGCAGGAGATCGCGGAGCTGGCGTCCTCGTTCGGGTCCTCCCCGGAGCGCGTCGCGGCCTACTTCGGGGACACGTTGTGCGCGCGCGTGCTGAGCTCCTACCTGGGCGCCTACTCGCCGTTGCTGGCCGCCAGCCCGCTAGCCGCCGCGCAGAGCCGCCGCGTCTCCTCGGCCTTCCAGGCCTACATCATGCAGGGGCTGCACTGGCCGGGCCTCTTCCACATGCTCGCCTCCCGCCCCTGCAGGCCACTCTCGCTCCGCGTCACCGGCCTCGGCGCCTCGCTCGACGTCCTCCAGGCCACCGGCCGCCGCCTCGCCGACTTCGCGGCCTCCCTCGGGATGCCGTTCGAGTTCCACCCCATTGAGGGGAAGATCGGGAAAGGAAGATGA
- the LOC127309343 gene encoding GDSL esterase/lipase At5g37690 — MTALAALVVGIAIIALAHCSIVAGTAAAPPKGPVTYVFGDSMSEVGNNNYFQLSLAKANYPWYGIDYPKGVATGRFTNGRTIGDYMDAKFGIPSPPPFLSLSMADDDDFLTGVNFASGGAGILNETGVYFVEYFSFDQQISCFESVKKAMIAKIGKDAAEETVNAAMFQIGLGSNDYINNFLQPFMADGTTYTHDQFIRLLVATLDRQLKRLYGLGARKVAFNGLPPLGCIPAQRVKSATGECLEHVNSYAVQFNAAAKKLLDGMNARLPGAQMGLADCYSVVMELIQHPQKHGFTTSDTSCCGVDTKVGGLCLPDSTPCRDRKAYVFWDAYHTSDAANRVIADRLWDDMTSASAGAPAPRASAPGPAAAPAPSPSRA, encoded by the exons ATGACTGCTCTGGCCGCGCTCGTCGTCGGCATTGCGATCATCGCGCTAGCACATTGTTCAATCGTTGCTGgcacggcggcggcgccgcctAAGGGCCCGGTGACGTACGTGTTCGGCGACTCGATGTCGGAGGTGGGGAACAACAACTACTTCCAGCTCTCCCTCGCCAAGGCCAACTACCCCTGGTACGGCATCGACTACCCCAAGGGCGTCGCCACCGGGAGGTTCACCAACGGAAGAACCATCGGAGACTACATGG ATGCCAAGTTTGGCATCCCGTCCCCGCCGCCGTTCCTCTCCCTGTCGATGGCCGACGACGATGACTTCCTCACAGGCGTCAACTTTGCCTCCGGCGGCGCCGGCATTCTGAACGAGACTGGCGTCTACTTC GTCGAGTATTTCTCGTTCGACCAGCAGATATCGTGCTTCGAGAGCGTGAAGAAGGCGATGATCGCCAAGATCGGCAAGGATGCCGCCGAGGAGACTGTCAACGCAGCAATGTTCCAAATCGGGCTCG GGAGcaacgactacatcaacaacttcTTGCAGCCGTTCATGGCGGACGGCACGACATACACGCACGACCAGTTCATCCGCCTCCTCGTCGCCACTCTGGACCGGCAACTCAAG AGATTGTACGGGCTTGGGGCGCGGAAGGTGGCGTTCAATGGGCTGCCCCCGCTCGGCTGCATCCCGGCGCAGCGCGTGAAGTCGGCCACGGGGGAGTGCCTGGAGCACGTGAACAGCTACGCCGTCCAGTTCAACGCCGCCGCCAAGAAGCTCCTCGACGGCATGAACGCCAGGCTGCCCGGCGCGCAGATGGGGCTCGCCGACTGCTACTCCGTCGTCATGGAGCTCATCCAGCACCCGCAGAAACACG GGTTCACGACGTCTGACACGTCGTGCTGCGGCGTGGACACGAAGGTCGGGGGCCTCTGCCTGCCGGACTCGACGCCCTGCCGCGACCGCAAGGCGTACGTGTTCTGGGACGCGTACCACACCTCGGACGCCGCCAACCGGGTCATCGCCGACCGCCTCTGGGACGACATGACCAGCGCCAGCGCCGGCGCTCCGGCTCCTCGCGCCAGCGCACCGGGCCCAGCGGCCGCGCCGGCCCCGTCTCCGTCTCGGGCTTAA